A window of the Lolium perenne isolate Kyuss_39 chromosome 7, Kyuss_2.0, whole genome shotgun sequence genome harbors these coding sequences:
- the LOC127311651 gene encoding cell division control protein 48 homolog C: protein MAKRPRNFRAVRSNSFESYLRRLISEGGLAAPGCSADDVAGALRARHPDLRRKQFAPLVAAVRRALLSLPPPAPADASDSDSDMDSSPSSRRSRRHDTSSSSTSYSEHGDDGGARPPSPPPAFDVTKDMLRTRYATLTPKKDPAAAAASQQLEIEVSTEKPRRRITSDGGGEQEAAAASEGGGGGGGKGPRFADLGGMEAVIAELMMEVVVPLCHPELPQRLGVRPVAGILLHGPPGCGKTTLAHAIANETGVPFYKISAPEVVSGVSGASEENIRVLFKKAYRTAPSIVFIDEIDAIASKRENLQREMERRIVTQLMTCMDEFHQNVGSDGGDLDSQSSERKPGYVIVIGATNRPDAVDQALRRPGRFDREISLGVPDEHARKQILTMLTQNLTLEADGRFDLFKIARATPGFVGADLKALVDKAGNLAMKRIIVKRKKESCGGEENNHDWWRHPWNESEMDSLCITMADFEEASTMVQPSLRREGFSSVPDVTWEDVGGLDSLRKEFNRCIIRCIKHPEQYKDFGVNMQAGFLLFGPPGCGKTLIAKAVAHEAGANFIHIKGPELLNKYVGESESDVRKIFTRARTNSPCILFFDEIDALTTKRGKEGGWVVERLLNQLLIELDGADQRHGVFVIGATNRIDVIDEAVLRPGRFGKKHFVPLPGANERAAILKAHASKKPVSEDVDLGALARREECNNLTGADLASLVNEAAMAALEERIEFLDNGTSSMSSSALIELSHFEHALSKVKPSVSEQQRKYFDMLSKKYSAD from the exons aTGGCGAAGCGCCCTCGCAATTTCCGGGCGGTCCGGTCCAACTCCTTCGAGTCCTACCTCCGGCGGCTCATCTCCGAGGGCGGGCTCGCCGCCCCGGGCTGCTCCGCCGACGACGTGGCCGGCGCGCTCCGCGCTCGCCACCCGGACCTGCGCCGCAAGCAGTTCGCGCCGCTCGTGGCCGCCGTCCGCCGCGCGCTCCTCTCCCTGCCCCCTCCCGCGCCCGCCGacgcctccgactccgactccgaCATGGACTCTTCCCCCTCCTCCCGCCGCTCCCGCCGCCACGACacctcctcgtcctccacctcgtacTCCGAgcacggcgacgacggcggcgcacGCCCGCCCTCGCCGCCCCCCGCCTTCGACGTCACCAAGGACATGCTCCGCACGCGCTACGCCACCCTCACGCCGAAGAAGGACCCCGCCGCTGCTGCTGCCAGCCAGCAGCTCGAGATCGAGGTCAGCACGGAGAAGCCCCGCCGGCGCATCACTTCGGATGGCGGCGGCgagcaggaggcggcggcggccagcgaagggggcggcggcggaggggggaAGGGGCCGAGGTTTGCTGACCTCGGCGGGATGGAGGCCGTGATCGCCGAGctcatgatggaggtggtggtcCCGCTCTGCCACCCCGAGCTGCCGCAGCGGCTCGGGGTTAGGCCCGTGGCTGGGATTCTGCTGCACGGGCCGCCTGGCTGCGGGAAAACCACCCTCGCCCACGCCATCGCCAACGAGACTGGCGTGCCGTTCTACAAGATATCAGCGCCGGAAGTCGTGTCTGGGGTCTCTG GAGCTTCTGAGGAAAACATCAGAGTCTTGTTTAAGAAGGCATACAGAACTGCTCCCTCAATTGTGTTTATAGATGAGATAGATGCGATTGCGTCCAAGAGGGAGAATTTGCAACGAGAAATGGAACGACGGATAGTTACACAGTTAATGACTTGCATGGATGAATTCCACCAGAATGTTGGATCGGATGGTGGTGACTTGGACTCACAATCATCTGAAAGGAAGCCTGGCTATGTTATTGTGATTGGAGCTACCAATAGACCTGATGCTGTTGACCAAGCACTTCGGAGACCAGGGAGATTTGATCGAGAGATATCTCTTGGTGTTCCAGATGAGCATGCACGGAAACAGATTCTGACGATGCTTACTCAGAACCTTACACTGGAGGCAGATGGCCGATTTGACCTCTTCAAGATAGCAAGGGCCACACCAGGATTTGTTGGCGCGGACCTGAAGGCATTAGTAGATAAAGCGGGGAATCTGGCAATGAAGAGAATAATTgttaaaagaaaaaaagagagttGTGGGGGTGAGGAGAACAATCATGACTGGTGGAGGCATCCTTGGAATGAAAGTGAGATGGATAGCCTATGTATTACTATGGCTGACTTTGAG GAAGCAAGTACAATGGTTCAACCATCATTGAGAAGGGAAGGATTTTCTTCTGTGCCTGATGTTACATGGGAGGATGTTGGAGGTCTTGATTCATTAAGGAAAGAATTTAACCGGTGCATTATTCGTTGTATCAAGCACCCTGAGCAATACAAG GATTTTGGAGTAAACATGCAAGCTGGGTTTTTGCTGTTTGGACCTCCAGGCTGTGGGAAAACACTAATAGCGAAAGCAGTTGCCCATGAGGCAGGGGCTAATTTTATTCACATTAAG GGGCCTGAACTATTGAATAAGTATGTTGGGGAGAGTGAATCAGACGTAAGGAAAATATTCACTCGTGCACGGACCAACTCCCCATGCATCCTATTTTTTGACGAG ATAGATGCCCTGACAACAAAAAGAGGGAAAGAAGGAGGGTGGGTTGTTGAACGCCTCCTAAACCAG TTACTTATTGAACTTGATGGTGCTGATCAACGTCATGGTGTTTTTGTTATTGGAGCGACAAACAG AATTGATGTTATAGACGAGGCTGTTCTAAGGCCTGGTAGATTTGGGAAGAAACATTTTGTCCCTTTACCTGGTGCTAACGAGCGGGCTGCAATATTGAAAGCACATGCTAGTAAGAAACCTGTCTCTGAAGATGTTGATTTGGGCGCACTTGCACGTCGAGAGGAGTGCAATAATCTCACTGGTGCTGACCTTGCATCACTG GTGAACGAAGCAGCCATGGCAGCCTTGGAAGAGAGGATCGAATTCCTGGATAATGGGACGTCATCAATGAGTTCGTCGGCGCTGATTGAACTCTCGCACTTTGAACATGCTCTATCTAAAGTAAAACCATCAGTTTCAGAGCAG CAAAGGAAATACTTCGACATGCTGTCCAAGAAGTATTCCGCCGACTGA
- the LOC127311650 gene encoding probable mixed-linked glucan synthase 3, translated as MSPPTVDNAGLGEPLLANGKGATALANGTRHGDAGAVPTLRRKKKGSKEETYWVDIDQPDVLESAPDLENGSGGRPLLLFRNKKVKRRILYPYRILILARLIAVILFFIWRLKNNISDIIWLWGMSVAGDVWFGFSWLLNQLPKVNPIKSIPDLGALKKTCDLGEGRSSLPGIDVFVTTANPIDEPILYTMNCILSILAVDYPVDKNACYLSDDAGALVNYEALVETAKFATLWVPFCRKYCIEPRAPESYFELKAQSYICSSLEDFITDHKYVHRKYDEFKMQIEMLPDTIQERSDTYNNIHINASFMADGTQWPGTWIEPTENHKKGHHASIVQIIVNQPSHTPQHGLPVCANETVDFSTTDVRLPMLVYVSREKHPSYDHQKKAGAMNVQLRVSALLSNAPFIINFDCDHYINNSQSFRAAVCFMLDPREGENTAFVQFPQRFDNVDPTDRYCNHNRVFFDGTMLALNGLQGPSYLGTGCMFRRIALYGIGSPRRRADGVTTRTNIFGNSTSFLRSMLSPDQEQEMSLKLNEMAISELVDVMACAYEVCTGWGKDVGWIYNIATEDIATGFRAHRQGWCSKFCTIKPDAFRGTAPINLTERLLQIMRWSGGSLELFFSHSNPLFARGWLHPIQRVAYLNMTIYPITSIFIVVYGLCPMMWLLPGEFDIQRPFTRYVLYVIMIILMIHIIGVFEIKWAGITWMDWWRNEQFFMIGATSAYPTAVLYMLVKLVTGKGIQFRITSKQTSANTNDKFADLYVFRWVPLLIPTTLVFAVNVGAIGVALGKVILLNGSWTAVQMRHAILGLIFNIWVMALLYPFALAMLGKRGKRPIILFIVLPLAFVTVGVTYCAIQYFLL; from the exons ATGTCTCCGCCGACCGTGGACAATGCCGGCCTCGGCGAGCCTCTGCTCGCGAACGGGAAGGGCGCCACCGCCTTGGCCAACGGCACTAGGCACGGCGATGCTGGCGCCGTGCCGACCCTCCGGAGGAAGAAGAAAGGTTCCAAGGAGGAGACGTACTGGGTGGACATCGACCAGCCTGACGTGCTGGAGTCGGCTCCGGATCTTGAAAACGGCAGCGGCGGCCGGCCCTTGCTGCTGTTCCGGAACAAGAAGGTCAAGCGCAGGATCCTGTACCCGTACCG GATATTGATTCTCGCTCGACTGATTGCAGTCATTCTTTTCTTCATATGGCGCCTAAAGAACAATATCTCTGATATCATTTGGCTCTGGGGAATGTCCGTTGCTGGAGATGTTTGGTTTGGTTTCTCCTGGCTACTCAACCAACTGCCCAAAGTCAATCCCATCAAAAGCATCCCTGATCTTGGGGCTCTCAAGAAAACATGCGACTTGGGTGAGGGAAGGTCAAGCCTCCCTGGTATAGATGTATTTGTCACAACAGCCAACCCCATCGATGAGCCGATATTATACACCATGAATTGCATTCTCTCCATCCTTGCAGTCGACTACCCAGTTGACAAGAATGCATGTTACCTGTCTGATGATGCCGGCGCACTTGTCAACTACGAAGCATTGGTTGAGACAGCCAAGTTTGCCACTTTGTGGGTTCCATTCTGCAGAAAGTATTGTATTGAACCAAGGGCACCAGAGAGCTATTTTGAGTTGAAAGCACAATCATATATATGCAGTTCACTAGAGGATTTCATTACTGACCACAAATATGTTCATAGGAAGTATGATGAGTTCAAGATGCAGATAGAAATGCTACCAGACACTATTCAAGAGCGTTCCGATACATATAACAATATTCATATAAATGCAAGTTTTATGGCAGATGGGACACAGTGGCCTGGTACATGGATTGAGCCAACGGAAAACCATAAAAAGGGGCATCATGCATCCATCGTTCAG ATTATCGTGAACCAACCAAGCCATACACCTCAGCATGGACTACCGGTGTGCGCCAATGAAACTGTTGACTTCAGTACAACGGATGTACGCCTTCCAATGCTCGTATATGTTTCTCGAGAGAAGCATCCCAGCTATGACCACCAAAAGAAAGCTGGAGCCATGAACGTGCAGTTGCGTGTCTCGGCTTTGCTATCAAATGCGCCCTTCATCATCAATTTTGATTGTGATCACTATATCAACAATTCACAGTCATTTCGTGCTGCCGTATGCTTCATGCTGGATCCACGAGAAGGGGAAAACACTGCCTTCGTGCAATTTCCTCAGCGGTTTGACAATGTCGACCCGACAGACAGGTACTGCAATCACAACCGTGTCTTCTTTGATGGCACTATGCTTGCTCTGAATGGCCTCCAAGGCCCCTCTTACCTTGGCACTGGTTGCATGTTCCGTCGTATCGCACTTTATGGTATTGGCTCTCCTCGGCGGAGAGCAGATGGTGTAACAACAAGGACTAATATTTTTGGCAACTCAACATCTTTCTTACGCTCTATGTTGAGCCCTGATCAGGAGCAAGAAATGTCTCTCAAATTGAATGAGATGGCCATTTCTGAGTTGGTGGATGTTATGGCATGTGCATATGAAGTTTGTACTGGGTGGGGTAAGGATGTTGGGTGGATATATAACATTGCAACTGAAGATATTGCAACGGGATTTCGTGCACATCGACAGGGCTGGTGCTCCAAGTTCTGCACCATAAAACCCGATGCTTTTCGAGGGACCGCACCAATCAATCTTACGGAGCGCCTCCTCCAAATTATGCGGTGGTCTGGCGGGTCCTTGGAGCTATTCTTCTCCCACAGTAATCCACTTTTTGCCCGTGGTTGGCTACACCCCATCCAGCGTGTGGCATATCTTAACATGACAATATACCCAATAACATCAATTTTCATTGTGGTATATGGGCTATGCCCAATGATGTGGCTTTTACCTGGAGAATTCGACATCCAGAGGCCATTTACTAGGTATGTCTTGTATGTCATCATGATAATCTTGATGATTCACATTATTGGTGTGTTTGAGATAAAGTGGGCGGGGATCACATGGATGGATTGGTGGCGCAATGAGCAGTTCTTCATGATTGGGGCAACAAGTGCATACCCAACTGCTGTGTTGTACATGCTAGTGAAGCTTGTCACCGGGAAAGGGATACAATTTCGGATCACCTCAAAGCAGACATCAGCAAACACTAATGACAAGTTCGCGGACCTCTATGTTTTCCGATGGGTTCCACTATTGATCCCGACAACATTGGTCTTCGCTGTAAATGTTGGGGCCATTGGCGTGGCTTTGGGTAAGGTGATTCTGCTCAATGGATCTTGGACAGCAGTGCAGATGAGGCACGCAATATTGGGTCTTATATTCAATATTTGGGTAATGGCACTCCTTTATCCATTCGCACTAGCCatgctgggaaaaagaggaaagaGGCCCATCATCCTCTTCATTGTGTTGCCACTTGCCTTTGTTACTGTTGGggtgacatattgtgctattcagTATTTTCTTCTTTAA